GCGCTGTTGGTGATAGCCGGCGCGGGCGCCGTCTGGACAGGTCTAATAAAGCCGGCGCATTAGGGCTATGCCCGCGCCGCCTCTCTACAAAACCGAGGGCGGCAAGGAGTACATACTGCGTTTCAAACCGGCCACACAGCTGGCGCATTTGTTCCTACTAGTGGGCATGACAATATCATTTCTGACGGGTCTGCCCATGTTCTTCAAATTCGGCGAGAAAAATATCTTCGACGGGCTGGGCCTGGCGCTTGGCCTCGCCACAAACCCGTCGACTGCGCAACTCATCAGCATACTCCACGACTGGGTTGGCCCGGTTCTGATGTTAATAGGCGTCTTGATAGTGCTAGCCGTCTCCGACAAAAAGTTCGGACTTAGGGAAATTTCAAAGGTAGGTGAGGCCTTGAAGGTCTTCACCGAGGTAGCTAGGTAT
The sequence above is drawn from the Pyrobaculum ferrireducens genome and encodes:
- a CDS encoding cytochrome b/b6 domain-containing protein, with the translated sequence MPAPPLYKTEGGKEYILRFKPATQLAHLFLLVGMTISFLTGLPMFFKFGEKNIFDGLGLALGLATNPSTAQLISILHDWVGPVLMLIGVLIVLAVSDKKFGLREISKVGEALKVFTEVARYRLGARKDYPPTPFYHPLQVLWVWGVIVGLLLLGISGLFLVLEKWFYMQILPPWWRLFMSILHIIGAFIFFAALPIHFLMALFPTNWPMLKSQLLLRGYVEKEWWMAHHKAYAEEVLKRGRP